Below is a genomic region from Helianthus annuus cultivar XRQ/B chromosome 2, HanXRQr2.0-SUNRISE, whole genome shotgun sequence.
ctcaaataaataggggtacttttctttcattgtagcttcgacttcccacgtgaattcgggacctctacgggcatcccatttgacctttactatcggtacatgcttccttcgaagcttcttcacccgtcgatcttcaatcgacaaaggtttttccaaaaattttaagctctcatctatatgcacatctgtgtgtgagatcaccaatgattcatcagcgaagcacttctttagattgcagatgtggaacacattgtgaattccattgagctcttctggtaagtttagcttataggcaactgatccgacacgtttgataacctcgaaaggtcctatgtatctcgggctcagtttgcccttcttaccgaagcgcatcaccccccttccagggtgatacttttagtagcaccttttcacctacctcgaagtgaaaagcTTTACGCCTTTGGGTCTGCGTAATTCTTCTGCCTATTTCGGGAACTTTGAGATGGTCACGAATCTGAACAATCTTGTTCATTGTTTCGAACACTATCTCTGGTCCGGATAATTGGACATTTCTGACTTCCGCCCAACAGACGGGCgctctacactttctaccgtataatgcctcgaaaggcgcaaccttaatgctggtatggtagctattgtcgTAGGAGAATTTGATTAGTGGTAGGTCTCATATTAATGATGCAGTCCTAAACGGGATATGCATCTTAACCCTTCTCACCTTTCGGGAGATAAACAGGATAATCTTAGAAAGAGATAATCGAGATACAGGGAGACTACAGAGACTTTCCATATTTCAGGCTCCTGTTCCTTCATTATTATTTGTGTTAATACGTGATATGTTTATGTTATAAGTCCATGAATTCCTTATTTCGGAACGCTTTACTTGGACAATATTATGGATATCTTCTTCGAATACTACTAGTCGATATTTGTATAATATGATCATTGGGGTAGTTCCGGGGTTCCATGTATTAacttccatactgatcaggcatggaaataATCTATGGGACACGCCAgtatacgccaatcctcatatggtacttttatcaaacatagtttggcattcgtaGGTGATAGAAAAACAATGAGAAATaataacatatgttgtcgtaCTCTATTGCGAAGAAAGAGTACTTTTAGATTTTTCGGAAGGATTCTTATGAATTTTCCATCCGTAGGTTTTTACATTATGCTAAATATATAGGGTTTTATGAAACGTTTGTAAAAAGCTTGCTATATTTATTGTTTATGAAGGATTTATTGGTATCTGATTCAAAATAAAACTTTTGGCATTTAAATTTATGATAAAGGTTAGGGAAAGTACTCCAGATTTCTAATGCCATTAAAACAATTTATTAGTTGCAAACCAACAACTGTTACTCTTTATCTAGATGGCCTTAATATATACTAGCCATGGTATTTATAGACCATATAGGTTAATATAGTACTAACATTCTCAATGAacgttatttaatatatatatatatatatatatatatatatatatattcattatgtttagTCTAGGTCATGAAAGACCATAAACGGCATTTAAGGTTCGGCCGAATTCATCATTTTCTTGACAGGGGATCAAAACGTCACttctgtctttattatattgatgaattttTGGACAGCTCAAAAGTCTGCCACGAGGATAgagtgatttttttttaatagaTGCAACATCGATCTAAGATTTGTTGGAGCGTTTTCTTAGGTACAAATGACAAATTCCTATCTCATATCAAATGATTGAGATCCTAAACATGCGGAGTCAATAGTTCTCAACAAATATGATCTCTTATGGAATTATATGTGCCAGTAGTAACTATTTTCTTCATAACCGTTTGATAAGAAAGGTACCCGCTGTATCCTTATAATACTGCACCATCTTCTGGCCGTTCATTCCGAAGACTCATGCGTTTGTTCTTTTGGCTTCTTCGGGTTTCTTCTGATTcttagggcagttggtcttgacaTGCCCCCTCTCGTTACAACCgtaacaggttgcatcttttagCTTTTCGCAATCCAGGGTTTTATGTTCCTgtgatttgcaaatcccacaaggtaGGGGCTGAGATTCgaatctgcatttcccgaggtggtatttcctacaggttttgcACTTGGTCTTCTCAACCGACTGCTGACTGTCTCTTTTTAACCCGGAACTCTTCCTATCGGAGCGACGAGAATTCTCATCCTCCCTTTTTCTCTTTCCATTTTCAGAGGCCTTGGCAGCCATGCCTCTGACTATATCAAGTGTAAGAGATAGCGACAGGTCTGCTGCTGACCTGAACGTAGCAGGCCTTGAGGCCTTAACActggccttgatttctggggctaaacccccaatgaagcgagcaatcctctttGGTTCCGGTGTTACTAGGTAAGGAACCAGTCTGGACAGTgtattgaaattggtgaggtaCGCTTGACAATCTAAATTTGTCATAACCAAGGATATAAAgccagcttcaattttctcaatttcatgttgaggacagtaatTCTCTTTGATAAGAGTAACGAACTGATCCCAAGTCATGTTGTACAAAGGGATTttcccggtggcttgaatcaacgaccgccaccaggctaaggcctcacccTTAAATGATTGCGACACGAACTTGaccacatccctctcagcgcatccgctgatgtccacaaccgtatccatttcatctaaccatgtCATACAATCTACAGCTCcattctccccagtgaaatcccggggtttacatgaaacaaagtacttgtaggagcaacccttatcatGGGGTCCTTGATTCAGTATGATCTGTTGAGACGGATCGCTGTGATTATTAGAAGGGTGACGCTCGTCATCTTCCTTCTTGGGTTCATCCTTCTTGGAAGGAGGCTTCGAATGTGGTATAGATAGGGTCCTACTACGAGTCCCACTATACTCTTCGTACTGCCGCTCTAAGGCCTTCTTAACTGCGTCGTCTACCAACGCTTTTAGTTCAGCACCCGTTAAATTAATTCGGGCGTTATCATTGTTCTCCCTTGGGTGGCTATTAATTTTATCTGAGCCAGCCATTTAATTGAACTGTTACATAGAACAAGGACAATAGTTTACTTGGGagcttattatggaattgtcttttatggcaattcattaaccatggtaacagagaccatatttggttaatttattaatcacatTTGTTTAGGATTTGTATTATAACTTAACCTAATTATAAAAACAATAACTGTTTTACTAGTGGCACgaaaggcctagtcacatggacggTTTAATTTATAAGTCATGATTTCAGAGAATTAAGGTATTAAGGTTTGAATTGCATTCAGTACCttctcttgacagggagttgtagacttcaactgtcttttgtcttttaggACAATAGGTATAGCCCGTGGGCATTTCCCTTCTGAGGGatggttataatatgatcatcttctcagatgctattagtcgagatcgtatggATCCTACCGATTATTTTGCTTGGACCTGGTCCAACACTTTTAGACAGGAGGTCACAGACCACCACTGTcattgtcttatcggacaacaagcttagcccgtaggcacttcatcactatcggatgtttataatgtgatcatcttataggatgacacaagccgtgatttctaaatcactaggccagataagaaaattggaagaatctaatataaggatgactgttgtgattttcccgaatcacatttgtcaatagtgttaacatgtgcttaggtgttaacaaggatctgaatcccttgagtaggtttcaccatcttggccgtgtaggctaggtctcacctttaagattctttttaaactgCATACTGGCAGGGAAAAGAGGGatgtttattttattcaggatttttatcataaatcctaatttaatattatataattatggCACAAGAGACCAAGTCACAGGGACAACTTTATATTATCAACCTTGATTTTGTAGAATTAAGGTATTTAGGCCTCAACGTGTTcttgccttttcttgacagggagttgtaagttacgactgtctttattaaaatttctggcctgggggcctatcaattaacatctcgtaagatgttaagacatatagtcattgcactgatgatacgttcagcggtcacagtaatgacatgacgacaTGATCAGTgccattaatttaatcaactgtcgttcagtggtcataataatgacatgacggcaggattagcacttaatttaatcaactgacgttcagtggtcataataatgacatgacgacaggatttgcacttaatttgatcaactgtcgttcagtggtcataataatgacttGACGACAGGATTTGCACTTAATTTGATCAACtgacgttcagtggtcataataatgacatgacggcaggattagcacttaatttaatcaactgtcgttcattggtcataataatgacatgacggcaggattagcacttaatttgatcaactgtcgttcagtggtcataataatgacatgacgacaggattagtactttaatttaaatcaactgtcattcagtggtcataataatgacatgacgacaggaTTATCGTCTAGAGGGCTTTGAGCATAGCTCATCCCCTTAGGATGGGGAATTTCGAAAGATCACAATTGTTGATGTCGCAATCGGACAGTGTATTATAGCCCGTGGCACTTcctccttaagggatgattattttaataaGGAAGGTTTGGAATAACCCAATCTAGGGATGACTTACGTGATTTTATCGAACCACgtttgccaggagtgttaacatttTACGGATGTTAACAAGGATTCGAATCTCTTGAAtaggtcctaccatcttggcctcgtcatataggctaggtttacccttgagattttttttttttttttttttaaaatgcctactggcagggaaggaagggtatttattttatttaggatcttatcataaatcctaatttataagttaataatagcacaattggcctagtcgcgtagacaagtttaatttataagccatgatcgtctgggatcgaggcatttagtaatagtacaaaaggcttagtcacaaggacatatataatttataagctatgatttcagagaatcacagcatgaaggtattctggcacaataggcctagtcactaggACATTTATACcttataagctaggatttcagagaatcaaagccttgaggtttgaacctagttcattacctttttctgacagggagtcatagactaccactgcccttttgttttatatgacaatTTGTATGGCCTGTAGGctctacaccactaatggatgttttaataagtttggcccgtaggcactacatcactaatggatgttttaataagtttggcccgtaggcactacatcactaatgtatgttttaataagtttggcccgtaggcactacatcactaatggatgttttaataagtttggcccgtaggcactacaccactaatggatgttttaataagtgatcatctttattgatgacttaacccatgatttatcactactagaaaatacacTCCTCTTGACACGCGAACAATGACACGCACATGTTTTATGACATACAAAAGCgtatgtcaagaaaaaaatgtcattgtttataaaatttaataaatCTATGACATTCTTTTTTGCGTGTCATGTTTTTAGCGTCATAAAAAAAACAAGATTTATCTTGACACGCAAATAATGACACACACTCATTTTATGACATTCGTAAGTGCCTGTCAAGaaaaaaaatgtcatggttttacaaaatttaatatatttatgACACATTTTTTTGTGTGTCATCTTTTTAGCGTCATAAAAAAAACAAGATCCATCTTGACACACACTTATTTTATGACGTTTAAAtgcgtgtcaagaaaaaaatgtaaTAGTtgtacaaaatttaataaatttatGAAACTGTTTTTGTGTGTCATACATATACAATACAATTCTAGTATTTTGTAAGTATAGAATATTCTACTTCCGATTAGTTATCTTAAAATTTCTACATACTTACTTTTCCTCCAACTTCTTTAAAGTTTTTCGCTCCTAATTATCAAAACTTCCAAGTACTATTAATTTAACAATAAATGTAATATAAATGTTGCTATTTATTTACAAATCTAAATTATAATTAACTCTCAAGTATTATAACGTTTATATCACAATTATTTTTACTCGTTCTTTTAAAATATTTTAGTAGGCATATACCCAACTCAAAATCCATTAGGTAATCTATCAAGTAACTGCTAATCAATTACATTTGGTATTATtactataaaaatatataaaataactcAATGTGTACAAAATAAGATACCTATATGTACTAAAAGATATGGATGtaccatatatatacatatttaaaaatataaaagaaattatatcgggtaaaCAGATACACTTTATCAGACAATTAGGTTGGGTAAACAGTAATATCAACAATCCCAATAACTGGCCCAAATCCGTACCAAATATGTTACGTTTCAAGTTTACCCATCGGGTTCAGACTCAATTGTCATCCTACATGATTCGCTAAGAGTTGTCATAACAGTTAAGACCTGATATGCTCCAATAAAAATGCATTAACTATTATTACACATATGATCCTAGTATACTCACTACAGGTCGATATAACCATTTTAGATCCACTATGGCCTAATATGGCCTAATATGTCCATTAAGATGGTATGACTTgtgtgtcacaacccccgatccctttttctcgggaacgggcggccgtgagctagttgcggtggtatcacgttattaatttatttggcagcggaaatttcatcaggaccgtagttaggaaatgtttaaatcagagtaaaccaccttattttataatatcaaacacatgggtgaaacccaagtttttattacacactgaattacagggataaatcccactttattgaaataaacgctttcttttatttaggtaacttttatagccacttttccaagccttcagtgctgtccagctggcttctagtttggctttcacattttgttacctgaaacgcgttttaaaaaggttttgtcagtggaaaatactggtgaatgaatctcagtttaatcaagaatttttaatttaacttaaacagtattgagggcgattacaatgtttccatctacccaattactcattcagtagtgtcaagtctgactgagggtcatattacacattggctaactcgtcgtccaatggtaacgttactccaattttgtatacaaaaccccaacataccggcagtaattgtagaattacaaagactcaatcactgctaaattgcattataaaaaggttaaggttttgtaaaaactgttaacaaaaaggagattactcacattgctattttagggttttcctttatgatttcctggtgaatatctataatgtacacaaatgcacgtgttagtataataacccattttaacattagtaataccctccccgagacggcattccaacgactacgtcgggcagaaccacgacagccgttacggaacactagatcaatcgggcagcgtatctaatacgtctccaggggttataatacttacatcgtagcagaacctcgctaatttagggggtataatacccggctatAATAACTCCCTACAGAAAGTGTGATTTGAGAATCGAAaattgaacgagcagactgaactCCCGTtgcctcctatttatagttgtgaaatcggacatcctcgcggcccgcgtgaagtaaggctaggccttacgcggcccgcgtcaacaggcGGTCAAAGCGTAGCTTGTCCGGATCACCTACTAGCTTCaacacgatgatgacacgtgtcggctccgggtcatgccacaattcaggaggctcgcggcccgcatggacttaaccaaacttgtacgcggcccgcctaaacttatGGTTTTGGCGAAGTCTGGTTTCACAttcgcgcggcccgcatgagcttgaggtgaggccctacgcggcccgcctcagcttatcttttaaggtttttaatttattttatatgttattttatattttaggctcggttttcacatacggggtgcatataaagacaaatTGACATATTTAAAattatattagggtgtcggaattattatgagaatgtcggttttaccgagggttgttatattatGACTGCCCACTATACGCTAATATTGCTCGCCAAACCCCAACATAACTATTAAGATTCATCTCGACTAAATAAACCCCGCTCTAGCCTATCAAGACATGTATGATCTGTTGGTTAGTGTCTATTATGATCTAATACAACTCAATAAAATTTGATCTGACCCACTAACACCATACACGACCTAATAAAGCCCATCGTGGCCCATAAAGAGTCATCATGCATATTACGACCCAATATATCTGTTAACACATGTATGATTTATTATTGCCCTCTTATTATATTGTATATGGTTTTTATAACACAAGATCTAACCTTTTGAAATccaaaatggcccaataaatcccATTATAATCCACTAAAACATGTGAGGTCTAATTTTACTCATAACAGTAAAGCGTGACTCGCTACAACCCAGTTTAATCCTCTATGACCCAATACATCCTTATAAAGCTAATATGTAGGGATGACAACCGAACCTGAACCCAATGGGTAAACATGAAACTATGGTTGTAAAAGTCCagcctaggctccgagtactcgctacaaggtaggttgccgaggcCCGAGCATTGTTCGTCTAGGctaattactccccgagtaataTCCGCCTAGGCCAAGTACTTCCCGAGTAGTCCCGAGTACTCTCAAAGCCGACTAGGAgtgcctagcgacttttgcaaccatgcaagaaacccgacacatttgggacgggttgGGCTTAGGAAGTCGAGTAAGGGATTGGGATTAGATTTTATGTTTTGTGCGGGTTTGGGATGGGTTTGGGATTTGGTGATATACTTGTTTACCCCTGACCTGATTAACCGTTTACCCGATTGAATCcccgatataatttttttatattttttttaaatatgtgtGAGTACACAcacacccatatatatatatatatatatatatatatatatatatatatatatatataggagggtttaaatgagaacgctaaatatcgcgagaCGAATCAAAAAACCGCGAGAActttgtcaaaaacaattcaaattcaaaatttttttctacacttatcattattattcgaatacaatgttagaaatttaatttacacgtttaaatttatgtgaaatcgtaaataaagaaaatttacacatgtgtaaatttgccagttacacatgtgtaaatctgttatatttacacatgtgtagaaaatctaaaaaaaatgattttgaaaggagaaatgaattatttgatgttgtaaattcgttttttgatgttgtatcttagttacaatgagatctggattaaaaaaattggttttgattggttttttcattcgttctcacggttctcgcaatatttagcgttctcaagataaccctcccctatatatatatatatatatatatatatatatatatatatatatatatatttaatattggCATACTATAATTTTATCATCTATACATTTGAGTagtttttatatacattttggtattttatttatatacattgTAGTTATCTGATATATATTTATAGTGATAATGCTAAATGTATCTGATTTATCATTACCCGATAGATATCCAATGAGTTTTGGGTGAGGTATACCCTGTGGgtattttttataaattaatgGGTTTATCCGAAACTTGCAGGTATACCCGATACCCTACGGGTAATTACCCGATAGAAACCTGATGGGTTTAGGATAAGCTTATCTAATCAGGTTTGGATTGAGATTACTTGAACCCGTCCCAAACAGGCCTTATTGCCATCTCTAAGTGGTTTACGACCCAattaatacatatatacataatatATACTATTATTTAAGTTTCTATATAACCTCTatttaatagaaaaaaataagTTATAATATTATAATTACTTATTCGTACTTATAaacaaatttatttattttgaaacatgttttatgtgtattcaaaaataaaaaataattaatatatagCGGTAACTTCTTATATTTCAAAATATATCCAAATATTACTTCCCTCCTAAATATTACTTCCCCCAAATCTATTATCCCCAAATTAAACTGCTTAACCTATTTCCCTCCTCCCCCTCATTCATCAAAATCGGTTTCCCTCCCGCAGGCCGTAATCGATTCCATCGATAACACTGAATCGATCTCAAAGAAAGGCTTCCCCCTTTTGCACGTAGTTCCAGATGAAGGTGTGATACAGGCACCACCAGATAGCCATGCGGACGCTCCACCCTGGACAACCACCGATACTGCTTGTTTATGAGACTGTATTGAACTACTTTTTTTTTCTTAGCATGCATTGTATGGACAACATTGATGCTTTGTTTTTCTTTGGTATCATTAAAGCTATGTTTTAACATACtcattatatataattttttcaATAGGTTTGAAGATGCCTGCCAACTGTTTGATGAAAGGCTTCAAAGAGCTTTAGTGCTATAGTTACTTCAACATTTAAAACAAAGGTAATGTACTAATGTTCCTAAACATATTAACTGAGTATTTCGTGTTAATTTGTTAAGTTCACCTTTATGAAATTAATTTTTATCACTTTATGTTGCTAGTTCACAACTCTCGGTTGTGAGTTTAGAATTTTGGTTAACTCTGTAAAACATAGTTTAGAAATACACATGTATTGGTTTTCAATTTTGACATGTCCTTAGATATTCTAACATTATATGGTTATTATTTTGCTCACCAGGGCTGGCCCATGGCTCAAGTATTCTAAGGCTAGGGCTTTGGGCCTCcaatttttttttgagttttttttatatattttgggTTTCTTAAAGCCATCAGCGGCTACGACTATGAGAATACGAATGGGCGGGTTTCCAGATTCCAAAATCATCCATTGGAATATGAGTAGTTTTATATACATTACAAAATTTGTCTTGGTGTATACAATCAGTGGTGAATGGCCAATTTCGCATAAGTATGCTAAAGTGAGTTGTCTTTTGAGCATCAAAAGTTGTAAAATCATGTTCTATAACTagagtttttttttatgttttgaagCCAACAAATATATTTTAGTTGCTGATTTTGAAAATGTTATATCGAATTTGACTTTGATTTTTACAAGTATTGTTATAATAATGTATATTTATGCAAATGATGCTTTGGTTATCTTAGCACAGTGTTTTTAGGTTTCACAATTCAGCTTTTAATCAAAGGATATTATTAAGAAAGGGTAAGGAAGAGGAAAAAAGGATTACTTATTTTGTTGTATATAGTGAGTTTTTGGGCATTGAGATTGAATCTTTGAATAAAGGTTTTCACCTAGGATCTAAGAAGGGGTACCCAAGAAAAGATGGTTTAGTTATTTCTACATGGTTGCATCTGAGTACGATCTATTTGGGCATGATAGTTACATGTACTTAAATTGTGATGATTTTGAAGCGGTTTTTACATTCACCGAGCTGACAGGTGCTGTCATCACTTCTTATATAATGTAAGTACCTATATCTAGTATAAATTACCGTTCATAAAACAAAATTTATTTTATTGATTCGATTTATATATGTTAACTGCAGGTTTCTGTATGAGCAAATTAAGAAAGAGAAAATACATGATCGTGGAATATGTTTTATGAACCCGTCTGTAATTTCGCGGGCTGATCAACGCAAACCCAAACCCAAATGCATCGAGGATGCAAGTAGAGCGGTTGCAGATCGATTATATGAAAGAAAGGGCAATGACATCATCCTATTGCCCTACAACCCCGGGTTTGATTTTCCTTTTAAATAAGTATTCGTAAAGGACTATTATCTTAATTTTTTTTGATtgaattttggattttggattttggattttGAAGAAACCATTGGGTGTTGGCAGTACTAAACCTGAAAACAAGTACTTGCTATTATCTTGATTCCTTACGGCCTAGAAGTGTCGATGAGCAGGTGAGGCAAATTATTGATACGCAAGTAATACAAATTATCATAATGGATGATAAAAGAGTTGGAATATACTTTGATATAATTTTGATTTTTTACAGGGCAACGGCCGTGTATGCTTCAGAAAGTGGTGCCAACATAAGGGTTAAACTCGTATGGATTAACGCTAGGGTAAGCACTTAATCCCTTATGTAAATTGTGGTTGTAATGATATTGTAAATATTAACACCCTTTAGTTTAAACATAAATCGCAATGGTTTCACATTTCTTGATATTTTTAATTGTGGTAGTGTCCACGTCAGCCAGGAGGTACTGAATGGGGCTACTATGTGATGAAGTTCGTGAAGGAGATAGCTTACGAAGGAGTTGAAATACTTGACAATGATAATGTAAGTTTAAGCATATTTTAGTCTGTATATTAGAGAAATATGTATTTATATTCAAACAAATGCTTAAATTCATATATTAGGATTAAATTCTGATTTTtaagatttattttatttaattgttgtcTCAGGTTGGGAAAGGAGTAGAAGAATACTCGGCTGCGGATATGGATGGCATTCGTGAAGATTGGTCGACTTATCTGGTTAACTCTATTTTTAAGTTATAAATCGTATTTTAGGTGTTGATAATGTATTGACAAAACAATTCTTTTTTTGTTAACCTTAAATATTTGTAGCATACTTGACAAATGATTATGTAATGGATTGTTttggtatatatatatgtgtatttgttttatgaaaaagatttattgtttttgttattatacATGTATCCAGGGCAAAttagtaattttataaaaaaaattatacaatttaaaGCATGACACGCGTAAATGAATGTCATACATATGTGCCATAAATGCTTGTCATGAACGTGTGTCATTAAAAAGTGTCATAAAATGAGTGTCATAAAATGAGTGTCATTAATGTGTGTCATTAAAAGGTGTCATAAAATGAATGTCATGAATGTGTGTCATTAAATGTGTGTCAATAAATGTGTGTCATGAATGCGTGTCATTAAATGTGTGtcataaaaacatgacacacaaaTGCATGTCATGTTAATTTTATGACTCCTCAATTAACGACTCGCATTTACGTGTCATAAAGACCCTTTTATGACACGCAATGCATGTCAAGAAAGGTGTTTTTTCTAGTAGTGTATGAATTATTTAtatgggttttgaaatcctttaaaggattattgtataagaatgacgtgtgcgattttaacgaatcacatctgccatgatttgttaacatgtttacatagGTTAACAgcgaatctgaatcttttaattaggtcgtaccatcatgaccggatcttaaaagacaccagg
It encodes:
- the LOC118486554 gene encoding zinc finger protein GIS2-like — translated: MAAKASENGKRKREDENSRRSDRKSSGLKRDSQQSVEKTKCKTCRKYHLGKCRFESQPLPCGICKSQEHKTLDCEKLKDATCYGCNERGHVKTNCPKNQKKPEEAKRTNA